In Rhodopirellula sp. P2, the DNA window ACCCGTAATGACGAATCTTCATGAAGTTCGTCGGCAACACGTGCTGCAAGAAGTCGCCCACGAACTCTTCGCCGGCAACCTCTTTGTTCTGAACCACGTTTCCCTTGCGACGAATTTGGTACGTCACCGTTTCTGAGTTGACATCGATGATCCGGCTGTCGTTGATCGCGACTCGATGAACGTACGGTGCCAGGTACTTCAGCGTTGGAACGCCGTGCCCGACCGCCTGGATGTCGACGACGAAGTCTTTCGTCCAAGTCTCGCGATCGACTTGGTCATACAGCCCAGCGGCACGAAGCTCATCGGCCAGCTTCGCTTTGTAGACGCGGATCAGCGTGCCGTGATGGAACAAGAAGTTCTCCGGTGTGCTCTGCCATGATTCGGCATTGCCTTGCTCATCCAGTTTCACTCCGCCGCCAGGAACGACATAGTGAACGTGCGGATGATAGACCGCCGGGTCACGGCCCCAGGTGTGCAGCACGCCGAAGAATCCAAGCTGGCATCCTTTCAGGCTCTTGGTTGCCGCGCCCACATCGCGAATGCTCTGACTGCTGGCATCGAACAAGCATCGGTAGCCGTCACGTTGGTGAACGCGCAGCACCAAGCCGATCTCCCGGGGCACCGTGAAAGTGACCAAGAAGTGATGAACCGGCATCAGCTTGGCAGACTGCGTTTCAATCCAAGCCTGCGTCTTCTCGTGACCGCAGTTTGGGCAGTGCCGATTGCCACACGAACGTCCGACCCAGTGATCGCTTCCGCAACCGCCGCACTGGTAGTGAACACCACCCAGTGCACCGGTGCGACAACGAGTGATCGCGCCAAGAACTTTATCTTCGGCGACCGAGATCGAATCGGCGTGTTGCTGCAGGTATGCCGGTGCGAATTGCCGAAGAGCCTCCGCAACCGTGGGCATTTGCCAGAGCGGGTTTACTCGCCGCTGCCTGGTAGCCTACCGAACAACTTTTCGATTTCTTCACGAGCGTTGGCCTCGGCCGTATCAGTCAAATGCAGGTACACCATCGTGGTCTGCAGCGACGAATGCCCCAAGTACTTTTGAATCACCTTCAGCCCCACGCCCGCTTCGAGCAAGTGCGTCGCATAGGAATGACGCAGCGTATGAATGCTGACCTTCTTGCCAAAGCGGAGGTTTTTCGTGATCTGCTTCATTGCTCCTTGAAC includes these proteins:
- a CDS encoding IS91 family transposase; the protein is MPTVAEALRQFAPAYLQQHADSISVAEDKVLGAITRCRTGALGGVHYQCGGCGSDHWVGRSCGNRHCPNCGHEKTQAWIETQSAKLMPVHHFLVTFTVPREIGLVLRVHQRDGYRCLFDASSQSIRDVGAATKSLKGCQLGFFGVLHTWGRDPAVYHPHVHYVVPGGGVKLDEQGNAESWQSTPENFLFHHGTLIRVYKAKLADELRAAGLYDQVDRETWTKDFVVDIQAVGHGVPTLKYLAPYVHRVAINDSRIIDVNSETVTYQIRRKGNVVQNKEVAGEEFVGDFLQHVLPTNFMKIRHYGWMSGNSKVKVEEVKWLVWLMLGWTFWLGSGYAPQVEPLTAPMKCRLCGGIMRAIEVSYTSLSSQGIRPEHGLTYYDSG